A genome region from Anaerolineae bacterium includes the following:
- a CDS encoding F0F1 ATP synthase subunit epsilon, translated as MAGNIRLEVVTPEASVVSEDAQIVVGPGTLGEFGVLTGHTPFLTTLKLGTLRYKDANGVEKCVFISGGFAEALPDKVTILAESAERRRDIDMERVKSALKRAQERLASKKPDINYERARAALQRALYRIKLAETIR; from the coding sequence ATGGCTGGAAATATTCGATTAGAAGTAGTTACGCCGGAAGCATCTGTTGTTAGTGAAGATGCTCAGATAGTCGTAGGGCCCGGTACCCTTGGAGAGTTTGGTGTTTTGACAGGCCATACCCCTTTTTTGACAACCCTTAAATTGGGTACGCTTCGTTATAAAGATGCTAATGGGGTTGAAAAATGCGTTTTTATCAGCGGCGGATTTGCAGAGGCGCTTCCTGATAAGGTCACCATATTAGCCGAGTCTGCTGAAAGGAGACGCGATATAGATATGGAACGTGTTAAAAGTGCTTTAAAACGCGCCCAGGAGCGTTTGGCCTCAAAGAAACCGGATATTAATTATGAAAGAGCCAGAGCTGCTTTGCAAAGGGCTTTATATCGTATTAAGCTTGCTGAAACAATAAGGTAA
- the atpD gene encoding F0F1 ATP synthase subunit beta has protein sequence MGENIGKITQVMGPVVDVEFEQGKLPTILTALLITNTTINDEPDNLVVEVAQHLGDNVVRTIAMDVTDGLVRGMPVKDTGKPIMMPVGQAGLGRVLNVVGKPVDGLGPISQEKMMPIHRLAPKFTEQDTTVRVLETGVKVIDLLVPFPRGGKMGMFGGAGVGKTVVMMEMVHNIAMQHGGISVFAGVGERTREGNDLYHEMKASGVLPKAALIYGQMTEPPGARARVALSALTAAEYFRDEEGQDVLIFIDNIFRFTQAGSEVSALLGRMPSACGYQPTLAVDLGVLQERITSTDKGSITAVQCVYVPADDLTDPAPATTFAHLDGTVVLSRAITELGIYPAVDPLDSSSRILDAAYIGEEHYHVSRSVQNMLQKYKELQDIIAILGIEELSEEDKVTVGRARRIQRFLSQPFHVAETFTGKPGKYVKIEDTVRAFKEICEGKHDDVPEQAFYMVGGIEDVVEKAKQMSAA, from the coding sequence ATGGGAGAGAACATAGGTAAAATTACACAGGTTATGGGGCCTGTAGTTGATGTTGAGTTTGAGCAGGGAAAATTGCCTACAATCCTTACCGCTCTTCTGATTACCAACACGACTATTAACGATGAACCGGACAATCTTGTTGTTGAGGTTGCTCAGCATCTGGGTGATAATGTTGTCCGTACTATTGCTATGGATGTTACAGATGGTCTTGTGCGCGGGATGCCTGTTAAAGATACCGGCAAACCTATAATGATGCCGGTTGGTCAGGCCGGGCTTGGTCGTGTTCTCAACGTGGTTGGAAAACCTGTGGATGGTTTAGGCCCGATAAGCCAGGAAAAGATGATGCCTATACACCGCTTAGCTCCGAAATTTACTGAGCAGGATACAACGGTTCGTGTTCTTGAAACCGGTGTTAAGGTTATTGATCTGCTTGTGCCCTTCCCCCGCGGTGGTAAGATGGGAATGTTTGGAGGCGCCGGAGTCGGAAAAACAGTTGTTATGATGGAGATGGTTCATAACATAGCAATGCAGCATGGTGGTATATCCGTATTTGCCGGTGTTGGCGAGCGAACCCGTGAGGGAAATGACCTTTACCATGAAATGAAGGCCTCGGGCGTTCTCCCAAAGGCTGCTCTTATTTATGGACAGATGACCGAGCCTCCAGGAGCAAGGGCGCGTGTTGCGCTTTCCGCGCTTACTGCTGCGGAATATTTCCGTGATGAAGAGGGCCAGGACGTTTTGATATTTATTGATAATATATTCCGTTTTACTCAGGCCGGATCTGAGGTTTCAGCCCTTCTTGGACGGATGCCTTCTGCCTGTGGGTATCAACCAACATTGGCAGTTGATCTTGGCGTGCTTCAGGAGCGGATTACATCAACCGATAAAGGCTCTATTACCGCGGTTCAGTGTGTTTACGTTCCCGCAGACGATTTGACGGATCCAGCGCCTGCCACAACATTTGCCCATCTAGACGGAACAGTTGTTCTTTCCCGCGCAATTACTGAGCTTGGAATTTATCCGGCTGTGGATCCTCTTGATTCGTCTTCGAGGATTCTTGATGCCGCTTATATAGGTGAGGAGCATTACCATGTTTCACGTTCGGTTCAGAATATGCTGCAGAAATATAAAGAGCTTCAGGATATCATCGCGATTCTCGGCATTGAAGAGCTGTCCGAGGAGGATAAGGTTACTGTTGGGCGCGCAAGGAGGATACAGAGATTCCTTTCACAACCATTCCATGTAGCGGAAACTTTTACCGGAAAACCTGGTAAATATGTAAAAATTGAAGATACTGTTCGAGCATTTAAGGAGATTTGTGAAGGCAAACATGATGATGTTCCTGAACAGGCATTTTATATGGTTGGAGGTATTGAAGATGTTGTTGAAAAAGCCAAACAGATGTCTGCTGCATAA
- the atpG gene encoding ATP synthase F1 subunit gamma — protein sequence MATLKEVELKITAVKKTKQITKAMNMVATSRLRSSQATMGAFRPYATKFSEVLGSLAEKAGEETSPLLMPREKVKKINVILCTSDRGLCGGFNTNLISKAEKFLNEKSEQNIEVAFTNFGKKGRDWCRRKAIPILGEHLGIVGAKFGFNIAAVSGQKAVDGFLDEEYDEVYIIYSEFISMARQVPALKQILPIPPIELPEEETTGEEKPYLAEHICEPSTDELLRDMLPKNICVQLYSALLETSTSEHAARMNAMNNATKACDDIVESLTLAYNKARQAAITADLMDIVGGAEALKG from the coding sequence ATGGCGACATTAAAAGAAGTTGAATTAAAAATAACTGCGGTAAAAAAGACAAAGCAGATTACAAAGGCCATGAATATGGTGGCCACCTCCAGACTTCGGAGTTCTCAAGCAACAATGGGAGCGTTTAGGCCGTATGCCACCAAGTTTTCTGAAGTTCTTGGAAGCCTTGCGGAAAAAGCAGGAGAGGAAACCAGCCCGCTTTTGATGCCACGCGAAAAGGTTAAGAAGATTAATGTTATTTTATGTACTTCTGATAGAGGTTTATGCGGCGGCTTTAACACAAACCTGATTTCAAAGGCTGAAAAATTTTTAAACGAAAAATCAGAGCAAAACATTGAAGTAGCATTTACCAATTTTGGCAAAAAAGGGCGTGACTGGTGTCGTAGAAAGGCAATACCGATCTTGGGCGAGCATCTCGGGATTGTCGGAGCCAAATTTGGATTTAATATAGCAGCTGTTTCCGGCCAGAAGGCTGTTGATGGGTTTCTTGATGAAGAATATGATGAGGTTTATATCATATATTCGGAATTTATCAGCATGGCCAGACAGGTTCCTGCGCTTAAGCAGATTCTTCCAATACCGCCCATTGAATTGCCTGAGGAAGAAACGACTGGGGAGGAAAAGCCTTATCTTGCGGAACATATCTGCGAGCCTTCAACAGACGAACTGTTGAGAGATATGCTCCCAAAGAATATTTGTGTTCAGTTATACAGTGCTCTTTTGGAGACATCAACAAGTGAACATGCCGCGCGTATGAACGCTATGAATAATGCAACAAAAGCCTGTGACGATATAGTTGAAAGCCTCACTTTGGCGTATAACAAGGCCAGGCAGGCAGCTATTACCGCTGATTTGATGGATATCGTCGGTGGTGCTGAGGCGCTTAAAGGGTAA